The sequence below is a genomic window from Salicibibacter cibarius.
CTGCAAAGAACGCCGGCCGAAGTCCGCCATATCCGGCCCTTGGTAATCGTCACTTTTCACATAACGTTGGAACGCCCATTCATTCCAAATATTATTATTATGTTTCAGTAAGTATCGGATATTCGTGTCCCCTTTTATAAACCACAGCAGTTCACTCTTAATTAGCGAAAAGGGAACGCGTTTCGTCGTGATCAGCGGAAAGCCTTCGCTTAAATCGAACCGCATCTGACGGCCGAAAGTCGAGCGCGTGCCTGTGCCTGTCCGATCCATTTTTTGATCTCCGTTTTCAAGAATATCCGTGAGAAGATCAAGGTATTGCTGTTCACTTCGGCTCATCCTATTGCCCTCCTTGGCTGAATGCTTCCGTGCAAAGCACAGAAGCATTCTTTTATTCCTGCATCCTCAATAAAGCTTCACGGCCGCTCATCCCGGCGTGAATGCCCCGGGCTTCAGCTGCAAGCGTTACCGACTCCAAAGGAGCCTCAAGCAGTTGGTCAACCGTTCGGACACCGACCGCGCGGCCGGCGACAATTTCACGGTCAGCCAACTTCTCATTCAGCAATTGAACATCTAAAGCGCCGCACATAATATAGCCGACATCATTGGCCACGGCCATAAAATTCGTTTTCGGCAGTTTCATCGTCACCGCCTGAAAGCCTACACCATCTATATTTACCGGTTCCATCTCCAACATCGCTCAGAACCACCCTTTCCGAATACTCTCTCCAGTGTATGAGCGCATGCCTTTTAACGTAAGGGCGGTTTAATTAAACGTTTATCCCGATGATAAGCGCCCGCTATTCCGGGGATCAGACGTCGGAAATCGGAAAATCATGCTTTTTCCGACCTCTGGCATCTAAAATCTGACTTCTGGCTAAACGGGCGACTAACACCCCGATTCGTTCCGACGCCCAGGACGGGCTAGTGTCGGCGTTGTCACAAGATGTGACGGTTTTAGCCGACTTCCTTATTCAGAGGTAAATCACCTCTGATGGAAGTTTCACTTTATCTATACCGTATCTTCTGTTTTTAATCCCCACGTAATAAGGTCACGGATAAATTCCGGTGTGAAGTAGCGTTTATCTTTGGCGGCGGCAATAGAAGGATACAACGTGCCAAAGGTTAACATATCAGCCGTAGCCACTTCGTAATCTCCGTTTTCATCAATTTCCCGGCCTTTGAAATAAACGCCGTTCACTTGATAGAAGCCTGCCGATGACTTTTCAACATCAACATCCAACCCTGCAAACGCTAAACGGCCAAGTTTATGCCCTCGAAAACCGTAACCTTTTAATGGGAGATGAATCATTTTTTCCGTAAACGATTGGTGGATGGCTTCCGTAAGTTGATGCCCTTTGACGTTGACGACACAAGGATTGACCGGATGGGGGCAAAGGCGATGCAGATCATGCTTTGTGACATTGCCTTCCCGTAACGATGCCAACAGCAGGCCCGAATGGATCATGGCGATATCTGTCCCACACCAACTTCTTAATTGCCGGGCGAGAAACGTCGAGAAAGCGGACGGCTCGGTCCATGAAATGGCGAGCGGTTCTTCCCGATTCGCAACCACTTCATTTAAGTTCCGTTCTGCTTCCGTTTGCAATTCCTGCAATTTTTTTGTGATATGCCCGGCCTTTGGGGCAACCCCTCCCATTGATACGAGCGTCCCGGCGGTCTCGGCCATTTGTTTTTTCCCGGTGTCATACGTAAGCTGTACTTTTCCTACATGCGTGCCTAACTTGCCGGTTTGCGTAATCAGCGTACCGTTAACGACAGGAGCCGGATCTAAACGATGGTGGGTATGGGACCCCAGAATCACATCGATATCATGGGAAGCGGCGATTTGCTCATCACGAAATAACCCCAAGTGGGAAAGGAGCACGACGATATCCGCCTGTTCCCGAATCTTCGGCAATTCTTTGTCCAAAATCATAAGCGGGTCTTGAATATCCCACCCCATTGCATAATAAAAAGGGTAAAAAGATGCCGTTAGCCCAATCATTCCGATGACAAGGCCATTCGATTCCATCGTCATCGCCGGCTTGGCCCATGATGGCAGCTCTCCTTGTTCGTTATATAAGTTGCTTAAAAGAACGTCAAAATTGGCAGGCGAGTACAGATGTTCCAGTGTATGTTTCGCAAACGTGACCCCTTCGTTATTCCCTATCGTTGCATATTGAATGGGAGAGTCATTCATCAAGTCAATATTCCCTCTCCCCAACGTCCCTTCCGTTATTGGATGCACTCGATCGGCATGATCACCGATATCAAAAAACAAAGCATTTTCGCCGCGCGATTGGTGATGCTGTTTTTGTTTTTCCAAATAATGCACGATTTTGGGCCATTGGTTCAGCTGGCTATGCAAATCGTTCGTATGATAAATGTAAAGTTGTTTTTGTTCGGCCATGAATTGCCATCACCGTCCCTTGCAGGCAACCGATTGTTAATTCCCCCAATCGATTCAGCTTCGATTCCACCACCTAAACTCTACAGTAATTTTATCACGGAAAGGCGGATATAGCTAAATAAAATAACCGGAGAGCAACCGTCAATGGATGACGTTTCATCAAATAAATATGGGGGAATCAGTGAATTAAGTTTGGAGACCAAGGCGGAAAGGTGATCGCATCATGGACACGATAATACCGAATCCTATTTCTCAAAAAATAGATGAATTATGGACTGAAGAAATTGTTTTTTTACAGGAGATCAGTCGCTTCCCGAGCGTCAGCGGGAAAGAAAAAGCGTTGCAGGCGTATATAGCAGATTATTTGATTTCAGAACTGAATATGGACGTGGACCGATTTACACCGGATATCAAAGAAATTGCCAATCATCCGGGCTTCTCACCTCCTGAATGGGGGTATGAAGAGAGTGATGTCGTAATTGCCAAACAAGCCGGGCCAACAACTCCAATCGGGAAAAGCCTTATTTTCCAAGGACACGTAGATGTCGTCAGCCCGGAACCCACATCTTTATGGTCCAGTGATCCTTGGGTCCCGATTTTTCGTGACGGAAAAATGTACGGCCGGGGTGTAGCAGATATGAAAGCCGGCATCACCGCTATGATCTTTGCCTACAAAGCGATTATATCTGCAGGGTATAAACCTGGCGCTGATTTTATGATCCAAAGTGTCGTTGATGAGGAGAGGACAGGGAACGGAGCGCTGGCCACTCTGAATAAAGGGTATACAGCCGATGGCGCACTCATCCCAGAGCCTTTCGGTTTAAAAGCAGCGAAAGCCCAAGTTGGAAGCCTCTGGTTTCGAATCAACATCGACACGGCTTTAAAAGACAAAAACATCAATCAAGTTGTGAACGCAGTGGAGAGAAGCCAATTGATCATTTCTGCTTTACAGGAATATGAGAAGCTGATGAATGAGCGTCCGAAGCATGACGCCTTTAAAGATATGCCCCACCCGGTGGATA
It includes:
- a CDS encoding bifunctional metallophosphatase/5'-nucleotidase; the encoded protein is MAEQKQLYIYHTNDLHSQLNQWPKIVHYLEKQKQHHQSRGENALFFDIGDHADRVHPITEGTLGRGNIDLMNDSPIQYATIGNNEGVTFAKHTLEHLYSPANFDVLLSNLYNEQGELPSWAKPAMTMESNGLVIGMIGLTASFYPFYYAMGWDIQDPLMILDKELPKIREQADIVVLLSHLGLFRDEQIAASHDIDVILGSHTHHRLDPAPVVNGTLITQTGKLGTHVGKVQLTYDTGKKQMAETAGTLVSMGGVAPKAGHITKKLQELQTEAERNLNEVVANREEPLAISWTEPSAFSTFLARQLRSWCGTDIAMIHSGLLLASLREGNVTKHDLHRLCPHPVNPCVVNVKGHQLTEAIHQSFTEKMIHLPLKGYGFRGHKLGRLAFAGLDVDVEKSSAGFYQVNGVYFKGREIDENGDYEVATADMLTFGTLYPSIAAAKDKRYFTPEFIRDLITWGLKTEDTV
- a CDS encoding YunC family protein; protein product: MLEMEPVNIDGVGFQAVTMKLPKTNFMAVANDVGYIMCGALDVQLLNEKLADREIVAGRAVGVRTVDQLLEAPLESVTLAAEARGIHAGMSGREALLRMQE
- a CDS encoding ArgE/DapE family deacylase, whose protein sequence is MDTIIPNPISQKIDELWTEEIVFLQEISRFPSVSGKEKALQAYIADYLISELNMDVDRFTPDIKEIANHPGFSPPEWGYEESDVVIAKQAGPTTPIGKSLIFQGHVDVVSPEPTSLWSSDPWVPIFRDGKMYGRGVADMKAGITAMIFAYKAIISAGYKPGADFMIQSVVDEERTGNGALATLNKGYTADGALIPEPFGLKAAKAQVGSLWFRINIDTALKDKNINQVVNAVERSQLIISALQEYEKLMNERPKHDAFKDMPHPVDINIGRFHAGDFPSNVPVKAVMEGRVGLYPGQSINAVKKELREWVLEAADEDPWLSKQPPEITFFGFHAEGVEMDDQSPFFKTLDDAHETVLQQPAERNVLSSTTDARFFNLYYDTPATCYGPEGGNFHEIDEWVDLDSVKQVTKVYAEFLSQWCGLIPRHS